Genomic DNA from Fimbriimonas ginsengisoli Gsoil 348:
ATGTGTCTCAATCCTCGTCGGCGACGACGACGGTGGTGGGGCGGTGGATGAAGACGCCGAGCTCGATGGCGGTTTGATAGTCGAGCGCGTCGGTGGTGACAATCTTCATGCTTCCGCATGCCTCGGAGATCGGGACGATGTCCATCTGGCCGCAGTTGTAGCGGACCATGTGCCCGTAATGCCCCTTGTCGAAGGCGTGAATCGCGTGGACGCCGTACGCTTTTGCCAGAGTCCGGTCCGGTGCATTCGGGGTACCACCACGCTGAATGTGGCCGAGCACGGTCACCCGCATCTCGAATTCGCCGGGGGAAAGCGCTTCGATTTCGTCCATCAACTGAGTGGTCACTCCGCCCAAGTGGACCTCGCCCGATAGGTTTGCCCTGCCTACGTAGTTGTCGTGCAGCTTCGCCCCTTCGGCGACCATCACGACGGTAGAGCCGGTGTGCTTCCGGCGCAGCCGCAGGAAGTCGACGAGGTCCTCGACCATGAACGGGAACTCCGGCAAAAGAATCGCATGCGCCCCGCCCGCAACTCCCGCCCGGAGGGCGATCCAGCCTGCATGGCGTCCCATCGTCTCCACGAACATCACGCGGTCGTGGCTCGTTGCGGTGGAGTGGATTCGGTCGAGCGAATCGACGACCACCTGCACGGCGGTCGAAAAACCGAAAGTGCGGTCGGTGCCCGAAAGATCGTTGTCGATCGTCTTCGGAACTCCCACGATTGGAAGCCCTAACTCACACAGTTGAAGCGCCCCGCTCAAGGACCCGTCCCCGCCGATCACGATCAGGCCGGAAAGCCCGAGGGCATCGGCGTTTCGTTTGGCGTCTTCCAAGACTTCCATCGGAATCCGCTTCACGCCGTCGACGTCTTTCGCGCCGAACCGGCCCTTGTTCGTCGTCTTCAGAATCGTTCCGCCGAGGTGGCTGATGCCGCGGATATCCTGCAGCTTCAACTCCCGGTAGCAAGGTGGGCTGAGAAGCCCTTCCCAACCGCGCTCGAATCCGATGAACTCGTATCCCAGCGGGTAGCCCGCTCGGACGATGGCGGCGATGACGGCGTTAAGACCCGCGCAGTCGCCCCCGCTGGTCAATATTCCAACTTTCTTCATAGGGAAGCTGTGTTCTCTCAACCGGCGCCGTTGCCGTCGAATCCACAGTATGGCTCACGGGGAGGGTGTTGGGGTGTTGAGGCGTTCCGCTTCGCTGGTGTTGCGGAATTGGCATGAGGCTTTACATGATCGCTGGGCGGATGACACGTTTGGGTCGCACGGGCGTCAATCCCGCCGGCCCAACACCGTAACACCCTTCCGCCCCGTTGCGCTACCTTGGAACCCCGCGCCGTAGAAATGAGTAAGCTGACCGAAACCGTAAGGCGAGAGCGCTCGAGCCGGACGGTGACCAGATCAGCCGAGGAGGCAAACATTTAAATGGGGATCCCTTATGTGATCGAACAGACGGCGCGAGGCGA
This window encodes:
- a CDS encoding 6-phosphofructokinase, translated to MKKVGILTSGGDCAGLNAVIAAIVRAGYPLGYEFIGFERGWEGLLSPPCYRELKLQDIRGISHLGGTILKTTNKGRFGAKDVDGVKRIPMEVLEDAKRNADALGLSGLIVIGGDGSLSGALQLCELGLPIVGVPKTIDNDLSGTDRTFGFSTAVQVVVDSLDRIHSTATSHDRVMFVETMGRHAGWIALRAGVAGGAHAILLPEFPFMVEDLVDFLRLRRKHTGSTVVMVAEGAKLHDNYVGRANLSGEVHLGGVTTQLMDEIEALSPGEFEMRVTVLGHIQRGGTPNAPDRTLAKAYGVHAIHAFDKGHYGHMVRYNCGQMDIVPISEACGSMKIVTTDALDYQTAIELGVFIHRPTTVVVADED